Proteins from one Suncus etruscus isolate mSunEtr1 chromosome 3, mSunEtr1.pri.cur, whole genome shotgun sequence genomic window:
- the LOC126004490 gene encoding LOW QUALITY PROTEIN: perilipin-2-like (The sequence of the model RefSeq protein was modified relative to this genomic sequence to represent the inferred CDS: inserted 2 bases in 2 codons), giving the protein MASIAVAPQPNIVTRVANLPLLSSTYDIVSSAYITTKDQHPYLKXVCEIAEKGVKTITSVVVISALPIIQKQEPQIAVANTYACRGLDKIEKKCPILNQPTNEVVASAKGAVTGAKDAVTTTVTSTITGVMDKTKGVMTDGVNKSKSVFNDGINSVLGSRMMQLVNNGVENALAQSELLVDQYLPLTEEKLEKXKKMEGFDTVQKPNYYIRLGSLSSKLRSRAYQQALGRVKKAKQKSQETISQLHFTVKVIEFARKNAHSANQKLHGAQDKLYLSWLGWKKSIGYDETDESHCAEHIESCTLAIARNLTLQLRTTCHMLLTNVQGLPQNIQDQANHLAVMADDPNSEKH; this is encoded by the exons ATGGCATCCATTGCTGTAGCACCACAGCCGAATATAGTGACCAGGGTGGCCAACCTCCCCTTGCTCAGCTCCACATATGACATCGTTTCCTCGGCTTACATCACTACAAAGGATCAGCATCCATACCTGA TAGTGTGTGAGATTGCAGAGAAGGGTGTGAAGACCATCACCTCAGTGGTTGTGATAAGTGCTCTGCCCATCATCCAGAAGCAAGAGCCACAGATTGCAGTTGCCAATACCTATGCTTGTAGGGGGCTAgacaaaattgagaaaaaatgtcCTATTCTGAATCAACCAACGAATGAGGTTGTTGCCAGTGCCAAAGGTGCTGTGACTGGGGCAAAAGATGCTGTGACAACTACTGTGACCAGCACAATCACGGGGGTGATGGATAAGACTAAAGGAGTGATGACTGATGGTGTAAATAAGTCCAAGTCTGTGTTCAATGATGGCATCAACTCAGTTTTGGGAAGTCGGATGATGCAGCTGGTGAACAATGGAGTAGAAAATGCCCTAGCCCAGTCAGAACTGCTGGTAGACCAATACCTCCCTCTCACtgaggaaaaattagaaa gaaagaaaatggaaggatttGATACTGTTCAGAAGCCAAATTATTATATTAGACTGGGATCCCTGTCTTCCAAGCTCCGCTCACGTGCCTACCAGCAGGCCCTTGGCAGGGTTAAGAAAGCTAAGCAGAAAAGCCAAGAAACCATTTCTCAGCTCCACTTCACTGTAAAGGTGATTGAGTTTGCCAGGAAGAATGCACACAGTGCCAACCAGAAGCTCCACGGTGCTCAGGATAAGCTCTATCTGTCATGGTTAGGGTGGAAGAAAAGCATTGGTTATGATGAGACAGATGAATCCCATTGTGCTGAGCACATCGAATCATGTACTCTTGCTATTGCCCGGAACCTGACACTTCAGCTGCGGACTACATGTCACATGCTCCTAACCAACGTCCAGGGTTTGCCACAGAACATCCAAGATCAGGCCAACCACTTGGCCGTGATGGCTGATGACCCAAACTCAGAAAAACATTGA